From the Thermovirga lienii DSM 17291 genome, one window contains:
- a CDS encoding transposase mutator type (PFAM: Transposase, Mutator family~COGs: COG3328 Transposase and inactivated derivatives~InterPro IPR001207~KEGG: slp:Slip_1151 transposase mutator type~PFAM: transposase mutator type~SPTR: Transposase mutator type) translates to MAQYNITIDSELLHQLFLSDSKDSGVSKLLESVLNQVLQAQATEQLRAEAYERTEERRGYRNGTYPHRLTTRVGSLVLRVPRLRNGKFSTELFSRYQRSEQAFILALMEMVVNGVSTRKVSEITEELCGVRISKSLVSELCRRLDPVIEAWRDRSLKDKEYPFLIVDALVIRVREENRVLHRSMLICVGVNREGIREVLGFVVGDSESEESWGDFFGWLKDRGLRGVDLVVSDDHKGLVKALRRNFQGSSWQRCQTHFIRNILSASPKGLQGELKTRIQAILHAPDMGTARMLLMRVLEEYEEKAPKAMRILEEGFDDAVAILSLPEKYRKRLRTTNSVERLNEEIRRRERVIRIFPSRESAVRLLGAVLLEIDNKWAGGRKYLDMDEYYEYLSQQQSRSSPKIYCL, encoded by the coding sequence ATGGCTCAGTACAATATTACCATCGACTCAGAATTACTGCATCAGTTATTTTTGTCGGACAGTAAGGATTCTGGAGTATCTAAGTTATTGGAGTCGGTATTGAATCAAGTTCTTCAAGCCCAGGCAACGGAACAGTTGAGAGCAGAGGCTTACGAGCGGACAGAGGAAAGACGAGGGTATCGCAACGGGACATACCCGCACAGGCTTACGACGAGAGTAGGGAGCCTTGTTTTGAGGGTGCCCAGGCTTCGTAATGGCAAGTTTTCTACGGAGCTTTTCAGCAGATATCAGAGGAGCGAACAGGCCTTTATTTTGGCTTTGATGGAGATGGTAGTAAATGGGGTATCAACCCGTAAGGTATCTGAGATAACCGAGGAGTTATGTGGAGTAAGGATATCCAAGTCATTGGTGTCGGAATTATGCAGGAGGCTGGATCCAGTTATAGAAGCGTGGAGAGATAGGTCTTTGAAGGACAAGGAGTATCCTTTTTTGATTGTAGATGCATTGGTTATAAGGGTGAGGGAAGAAAACAGGGTCTTACATAGGAGCATGCTTATATGTGTGGGTGTGAACAGAGAAGGTATACGAGAAGTTTTGGGGTTTGTGGTAGGAGATAGCGAATCAGAGGAGAGCTGGGGGGATTTTTTCGGTTGGTTGAAAGATAGAGGTTTAAGAGGTGTGGATTTAGTGGTATCTGACGACCACAAGGGATTAGTAAAGGCTTTGAGGAGAAATTTTCAGGGGTCAAGCTGGCAGAGGTGTCAAACTCATTTTATACGGAACATACTATCTGCTTCACCTAAGGGTCTTCAGGGGGAGCTCAAGACTCGGATACAGGCTATTTTGCATGCTCCGGATATGGGGACAGCCAGGATGTTGTTGATGAGGGTTTTAGAGGAATACGAAGAAAAAGCTCCTAAGGCGATGAGGATTTTGGAAGAGGGATTTGACGATGCTGTGGCGATATTGTCTTTGCCGGAGAAGTATCGTAAGCGTCTGAGGACGACCAACAGTGTGGAGAGATTGAATGAGGAGATAAGGCGTAGGGAGAGGGTTATACGGATATTTCCAAGCAGGGAATCGGCAGTAAGGTTGCTTGGCGCAGTTCTTCTTGAGATAGACAACAAGTGGGCTGGTGGAAGGAAGTACCTTGATATGGATGAGTACTATGAATATCTTTCACAACAGCA
- a CDS encoding ketopantoate reductase (PFAM: Ketopantoate reductase PanE/ApbA; Ketopantoate reductase PanE/ApbA C terminal~TIGRFAM: 2-dehydropantoate 2-reductase~COGs: COG1893 Ketopantoate reductase~InterPro IPR013332: IPR013752: IPR003710~KEGG: hmo:HM1_2755 2-dehydropantoate 2-reductase~PFAM: Ketopantoate reductase ApbA/PanE domain protein~PRIAM: 2-dehydropantoate 2-reductase~SPTR: 2-dehydropantoate 2-reductase;~TIGRFAM: 2-dehydropantoate 2-reductase) has translation MLYKTGIQTLKRGVNLLITIVGCGALGSLFAARMLESGVDVQALQRPGAHYEVLKEKGLTLLELEGEEKSFSFPVYDDIDSCAPSDLVIILVKAFQTPHVAPKLLPLLKEDGAILTLQNGLGNVEVLKEHVPLKKLFAGSVTYGAYRVAPGVVKAAGEGKIKFGPLDKMVSPEPVMDFLKQSGLNVELVDDPMRVLWEKVAINAMINPVVALARCNNGKILEVREALELCRVLFDEALEAARCEGITLDEESLWSFAMEVLEKTAANRPSMLQDLESGRRTENEAISGYILKAAEKKGVELPATKVVYSLMKLAEHAAIKDYVV, from the coding sequence ATGTTGTATAAAACAGGAATACAAACGTTGAAAAGAGGTGTAAACCTGTTGATAACCATAGTAGGCTGCGGGGCGCTAGGGTCCCTCTTTGCTGCAAGGATGCTTGAGTCAGGGGTAGATGTACAGGCCCTTCAAAGGCCTGGTGCTCATTATGAGGTTTTAAAGGAAAAGGGGCTAACGTTGCTGGAGTTGGAGGGTGAGGAAAAGAGCTTTTCCTTTCCTGTGTACGATGACATAGATTCCTGTGCACCATCGGACCTTGTAATAATTTTGGTAAAGGCTTTTCAAACTCCCCATGTGGCTCCAAAGCTTTTACCTCTGCTGAAGGAAGATGGAGCTATTCTCACCCTTCAAAATGGCCTTGGAAACGTGGAGGTGCTCAAGGAGCATGTTCCCCTCAAGAAGCTTTTTGCCGGAAGCGTCACTTATGGAGCTTACAGGGTGGCCCCGGGAGTTGTAAAGGCGGCGGGAGAGGGCAAGATAAAGTTCGGCCCCCTGGACAAGATGGTCAGCCCAGAGCCTGTGATGGACTTTTTGAAACAGAGCGGGCTTAATGTTGAGTTGGTTGATGACCCCATGAGGGTCTTGTGGGAAAAGGTGGCCATAAACGCCATGATAAACCCGGTGGTGGCCCTCGCAAGATGCAATAACGGCAAGATACTGGAAGTACGGGAGGCTCTCGAGCTTTGCAGGGTGCTTTTTGATGAGGCCTTGGAGGCTGCCAGGTGTGAGGGGATAACTTTGGATGAGGAGTCTCTTTGGAGTTTTGCCATGGAGGTGCTGGAAAAAACTGCCGCCAACAGGCCTTCGATGCTTCAGGATCTTGAATCTGGAAGAAGGACTGAGAACGAGGCCATATCGGGCTATATTTTGAAGGCCGCTGAGAAAAAGGGCGTAGAACTGCCTGCGACGAAAGTTGTTTACAGCCTTATGAAGCTTGCAGAGCACGCCGCAATAAAAGATTATGTAGTGTGA
- a CDS encoding protein of unknown function DUF1847 (PFAM: Protein of unknown function (DUF1847)~COGs: COG4887 Uncharacterized metal-binding protein~InterPro IPR014997~KEGG: aco:Amico_0139 protein of unknown function DUF1847~PFAM: protein of unknown function DUF1847~SPTR: Putative uncharacterized protein), which produces MKCHLCEEKPCSKGKPCLEKDSKPLYKDPEEAKIFKVAAEVEALYYCEQFEMPLRPWIGRVTCNPAEQARVLEEEGCQLLVVMGLCVGHDSIFYRHAKAPVTTLLVKDRKLGHNPAAAIYCRYIRNNLNYNPKKRRQEEGEA; this is translated from the coding sequence ATGAAATGCCATCTTTGTGAAGAAAAACCATGCAGTAAAGGAAAGCCCTGCTTAGAAAAGGACAGTAAGCCTCTATACAAGGATCCAGAGGAAGCAAAAATATTCAAGGTTGCTGCTGAGGTTGAGGCCTTATATTATTGTGAGCAATTCGAGATGCCTCTGCGGCCCTGGATAGGCAGAGTCACTTGCAATCCAGCGGAACAGGCTAGAGTTCTTGAGGAAGAAGGGTGCCAGTTGTTGGTGGTAATGGGATTGTGTGTTGGGCATGACTCCATTTTTTACAGGCACGCAAAAGCGCCTGTTACGACCTTATTGGTAAAGGACAGGAAGTTGGGACACAATCCAGCAGCAGCTATTTATTGCAGGTATATAAGGAACAATTTGAATTACAACCCCAAAAAAAGACGTCAGGAGGAGGGAGAAGCATGA
- a CDS encoding alanine-glyoxylate aminotransferase apoenzyme (PFAM: Aminotransferase class-V~COGs: COG0075 Serine-pyruvate aminotransferase/ aspartate aminotransferase~InterPro IPR000192: IPR020578~KEGG: bts:Btus_1044 aminotransferase class V~PFAM: aminotransferase class V~SPTR: Aminotransferase class V): MNISSPRKVPEKLLLGPGPTPVEQRVLQALAQPTLGHLDKNFVAIMDETRELLRYVFQTKNELTIAMPGTGSAGMETACVNMIERGDKVIICEHGVFGTRMHDVAERCGAEVVSVTAPMGKPIDPEDVRRAIKANPDAVLVGIVHAETSTGVLQPLDEIASYAHDAGMYMLVDAVTSLGGMEVPVDRLGLDMVYSGSQKCLACPPGLAPVTVSPRATERIKNRKTKVQSWYLDLTMIMRYWGQERFYHHTAPVNMIYALNEALRIIAEEGLENRFARHRRNAEALWAGLEAMGLKLLVDYEYRLPSLTSIVVPEGVDEAMVRRQLMEEYNIEIGAGLGELKGKIIRVGLMGSGSNKKNIELFLVALGNVLRKQGFKSDISSALEAVEEVLA; the protein is encoded by the coding sequence ATGAACATAAGCAGTCCGAGGAAAGTGCCAGAAAAACTTTTGTTGGGGCCGGGGCCCACGCCTGTGGAGCAGAGGGTCCTTCAGGCTTTGGCTCAGCCCACATTGGGACATCTTGACAAGAATTTTGTGGCCATAATGGACGAAACCAGGGAGCTTCTGCGCTACGTGTTTCAGACAAAGAATGAACTTACGATAGCTATGCCTGGTACGGGAAGTGCAGGCATGGAGACAGCTTGTGTGAACATGATCGAGCGAGGAGACAAGGTCATAATTTGTGAGCACGGTGTATTTGGAACCAGGATGCACGACGTTGCTGAACGGTGCGGTGCGGAAGTGGTTTCCGTAACTGCCCCCATGGGTAAGCCCATTGATCCGGAGGACGTAAGAAGGGCTATAAAAGCCAACCCAGACGCTGTTTTGGTAGGGATCGTTCATGCGGAAACTTCAACAGGAGTCCTGCAGCCACTGGACGAGATTGCTTCATATGCCCATGATGCAGGAATGTACATGCTTGTCGATGCCGTTACCTCTCTGGGAGGCATGGAAGTCCCTGTAGACAGGTTGGGGTTGGATATGGTCTATAGTGGTAGCCAAAAGTGCTTGGCATGCCCACCTGGACTTGCTCCTGTAACGGTCAGTCCCAGGGCGACCGAGCGGATAAAGAATAGAAAGACGAAAGTGCAGAGCTGGTACCTGGACCTTACCATGATAATGAGGTATTGGGGACAGGAGCGGTTCTATCACCACACGGCCCCGGTCAACATGATTTATGCCTTGAACGAAGCCTTGCGCATAATTGCTGAGGAAGGGCTAGAAAATAGGTTCGCTCGCCACAGAAGAAATGCTGAGGCCTTATGGGCTGGGTTGGAGGCCATGGGGCTCAAGCTCCTTGTGGATTATGAATACCGCTTGCCCAGCTTGACGTCCATCGTGGTTCCTGAAGGGGTGGACGAGGCTATGGTTCGAAGACAGCTCATGGAGGAGTACAATATAGAGATAGGAGCTGGCCTCGGAGAGCTAAAAGGCAAGATCATAAGGGTAGGGTTGATGGGAAGCGGTTCCAACAAGAAGAACATAGAGCTTTTCCTCGTAGCCCTTGGAAACGTGCTGAGAAAGCAAGGGTTTAAATCGGACATCTCTTCGGCCTTGGAGGCAGTAGAAGAGGTCTTGGCGTGA
- a CDS encoding protein of unknown function UPF0118 (PFAM: Domain of unknown function DUF20~COGs: COG0628 permease~InterPro IPR002549~KEGG: aco:Amico_1764 protein of unknown function UPF0118~PFAM: protein of unknown function UPF0118~SPTR: Putative uncharacterized protein), translating to MRDDRLSQFFLAILGVVALGFVLKVAKGVILPLVVAWLLYFIFAPVVRVMAKRKIPTFISTTVVLMVFIGVCFGGALFLNGRVQALIEAFPRYQARFAELLIEYSQSYNLPKYVVSNIDPGPMIGKYLLSLSTFFVGFVSNLILVVIFLVFLLSSAPYFERKIEMAFSKKHSRKVIHLLHTISLQIGRYLALQFMISAITGVLVWLALKSIGVDFSITWGALAFVLNFIPTIGSIVASVPPVVLSFVQFHPQMTPVVITALALFGIQQVMGNLIAPKIMGENLNLSPIVILLSLLFWGWLWGVTGAILSIPIASAIKIVCENVEQLKFIGVLMGSSRYMGKRPDATL from the coding sequence ATGAGAGACGATAGGTTGTCCCAGTTTTTTTTAGCCATTTTGGGCGTGGTGGCCTTAGGGTTCGTTCTGAAGGTGGCCAAAGGTGTGATTCTCCCCCTGGTTGTGGCTTGGCTTCTTTATTTTATTTTTGCTCCCGTGGTAAGGGTAATGGCTAAAAGGAAAATACCCACTTTCATAAGCACAACCGTAGTGCTTATGGTTTTCATCGGCGTGTGCTTCGGTGGGGCCTTGTTCCTCAACGGAAGGGTCCAAGCGTTGATCGAGGCCTTTCCCAGGTATCAAGCCCGGTTTGCCGAGCTCCTTATAGAGTACTCTCAGAGTTATAACTTGCCCAAGTACGTGGTCTCCAACATCGATCCTGGACCAATGATAGGCAAGTACCTTTTATCTTTGTCCACCTTCTTTGTGGGGTTTGTCAGTAACTTGATATTGGTCGTAATATTTCTTGTGTTTCTCCTCTCCAGTGCCCCTTACTTTGAGCGCAAAATAGAAATGGCGTTTTCCAAGAAACACAGCAGGAAGGTAATCCACTTGCTGCACACCATATCGCTTCAGATAGGTCGTTACCTTGCCCTTCAGTTTATGATAAGCGCCATAACGGGAGTTTTAGTTTGGTTGGCCCTGAAAAGCATAGGGGTGGATTTCTCTATAACATGGGGTGCCTTGGCTTTCGTCTTGAATTTCATACCTACTATAGGCTCCATAGTGGCATCAGTTCCTCCAGTGGTGTTGAGCTTTGTGCAGTTTCATCCACAAATGACACCCGTGGTTATAACAGCACTGGCCCTCTTTGGGATTCAGCAGGTAATGGGAAACCTGATAGCTCCCAAGATAATGGGAGAGAACCTCAATTTAAGTCCCATAGTGATATTGCTTTCCTTGCTGTTCTGGGGATGGCTTTGGGGCGTTACTGGAGCTATATTGTCCATTCCCATTGCCAGCGCCATCAAGATTGTCTGCGAGAACGTGGAACAGCTAAAGTTCATTGGCGTACTTATGGGGTCCTCTCGTTACATGGGCAAAAGGCCTGACGCAACGTTGTGA